In the genome of Leishmania infantum JPCM5 genome chromosome 27, one region contains:
- a CDS encoding putative protein kinase — translation MSSSPSDTHSSAFPDATSVAAAFSRDDFFECPRCHRHCKSRTWFLKHLEACSKSASSSSTHGNTVSGEGSGGSPRTAAFATKVKNHHRHPSRSSATEDVTPLLLESATSTTSSSSATSYSHVHSHKPSGLTHPTGSSGREVAPSHLIEAGLSADTGLSRSSAVGFGGYRDGRRESNNTTPTATSQASPHWPIDDLPIASSASGVGTGAGGSIVANGMSRPTSPSQGSSLYAGSPRGLRAGESCGESGSAHASTAFGRTSAPAAAAASSSFSTAQRDEAEQHRQPARQDSFRLQSDFTWTQYTPSASEEDGDDEALGEHDGSILDHSSRQLLRSLGRVQRGNNPAPREAGTSLCSIGADRLMAPGDADKTPDRWAYEQQLSGKSSHHRSTPPSAAGDVGRHTATGMLQGASFPLEGEQQMQRRFSASISEFSPTECNVIGAADGSQSVGSASNSDRFHRSARDSASPVSPICMSSASPMFVQATGSPSLLHINVSPTSTTAAGSSMSRLNGMNASSSGGGGRTPRHGDRSGAVTPRAISFQRGRAVGSGGFGIVYQAILSDGSLAAVKELKLENANLKAIDREVRAMSSIPPHPNCVRYLGSRYSAHHYYIIMEYISGGSINSLRKSVGRFRESVFQRYAYMVLLGLSHLHANGILHRDIKGANVLLDESGCAKIVDFGCSGNLNQATTTLSGGGTPLWMAPEVCRGEPATEKSDVWAFGCLCLEMTNDTGMPWNFPPGMTLQGVVYALACAKSPPAIPTDLSLEAQDFLRRCLRIDPGERATVAELLQHPFFDVDLMEDSEEDELLSSYGASARQSAVKRAVRQVNLSSALDAAAHQQERQQYRGEGDEVGGGAKDMQVSSPVQVFAGMSLPSQGMHSSGHRPISDPDAGALLRSPNSHSKSASGPQLDHYTRSVNIGFSLQAVDEDDDDDGGGAEKAEDNVGPSHNLLGGSPPAIPETAASTDRCRTTSFKSAGVEEDENEYTQMITEIITQAREAYTDEERRLTERRRRLNMMHRSSDEDTSLTATMSSGSDTSNNGGSAGSAGCSFAEEGERSEHVDIESDLSTLSGSDGDVGARSRSVGGPRRHSLGTTWRDQSARASAATENSEELLQNTDREVPHHEPACAARVKDPTAPSASALSACRSRFPGSDARASTTLAATSPTSAHVGSWDTSISLYATSPSSSTRGLEAGPQFQRSPHGLVLPLPLASSYPRQQQQQQQQQQQRPCPVSPPTRQREVMRRELPRDKSRSRGGASFGKSPYDGVVAKAAGGVARAPREPGGPVGVATTIRQPAGSSPLSPHTSASAETPPPLSSSPATQSSTICGAVLSERSSSSRTPPLTVGGPHRQTPPQPLATTTATSSAHSDIVACPIEWYTGGSGRLDVSSATWRTGASGHLPKELSMAQKEMQEMLDWGTSSDRHHALSSSSPDIGRRSSKALPTATNSAVRGGEGHHNHHRLHHLCHNHGDDLDSECTAEAESLSHHESRGLSATETVAAAQQPAKRKLWGLGIFRNLRSK, via the coding sequence ATGAGCTCTTCACCATCTGACACTCACTCGTCTGCCTTCCCTGATGCCACtagcgttgctgctgccttcTCACGTGACGACTTCTTCGAGTGCCCTCGGTGCCACCGACATTGCAAGAGTCGGACGTGGTTCCTGAAGCACTTGGAGGCGTGCTCCAAgagcgccagctcctccagcacgcaCGGCAATACGGTATCAggcgagggcagcggtggaTCCCCCAGGACGGCAGCGTTCGCCACAAAGGTCAAGAaccaccaccgtcacccTTCGCGTAGCTCCGCCACAGAGGACgtcacgccgctgctgctcgagtcGGCGACATCGACaacctcgtcgtcgtccgctACGTCGTACTCGCACGTGCACAGTCACAAGCCGTCAGGGCTGACCCACCCGACGGGCAGTAGTGGTCGCGAGGTGGCCCCTTCCCACTTGATAGAGGCAGGGCTCAGCGCCGACACTGGActctcgcgcagctctgccgtTGGCTTTGGCGGGTACCGCGACGGGCGGAGAGAATCAAATAacacgacgccgacggcaaCCTCGCAGGCGTCGCCTCACTGGCCCATTGATGATCTGCCCATAGCTAGTTCAGCCTCCGGCGTCGGCACAGGTGCCGGCGGTAGCATCGTAGCCAACGGGATGTCTAGACCAACGAGCCCCTCGCAGGGAAGCTCATTGTATGCTGGAAGTCCGCGTGGTCTTCGTGCGGGTGAGAGCTGCGGCGAGAGCGGCTCTGCTCACGCATCAACGGCGTTTGGACGCACCTCTGCcccggccgctgcggcggcctcaTCGTCTTTCTCCACGGCACAACGTGATGAGGCAGAACAGCATCGGCAGCCGGCACGTCAGGACAGCTTTCGGCTACAGTCAGACTTCACCTGGACGCAGTACACCCCCAGTGCTTCGGAAGAggatggcgacgacgaggcgctgGGCGAACACGACGGCTCTATCCTCGACCACTCCAGCCGGCAGTTGTTGCGGAGCCTTGGCCGCGTGCAAAGGGGCAACAACCCGGCACCGCGCGAGGCTGGTACCTCGCTCTGCAGCATTGGTGCAGACCGATTGATGGCTCCCGGTGACGCGGACAAGACCCCAGATAGATGGGCGtatgagcagcagctcagcggGAAAAGCAGCCACCACAGAAGCACTCCCCCAAGCGCGGCTGGAGACGTCGGTCGCCACACGGCGACAGGGATGCTGCAAGGCGCCAGCTTCCCTCTGGAAGGCGAGCAGCAAATGCAGCGGCGTTTCTCGGCATCCATCAGCGAGTTCTCCCCCACAGAGTGCAACGTAATCGGCGCGGCAGATGGGTCTCAGAGTGTTGGAAGCGCCTCCAACAGCGACCGCTTTCACCGCTCAGCGCGCGACAGCGCGTCCCCTGTGAGCCCCATCTGCATGTCCTCAGCCTCGCCAATGTTCGTGCAGGCGACAGGGAGTCCCAGCTTGCTACATATCAACGTGTCGCCTacgagcaccaccgccgctggcagcAGCATGAGCCGACTCAATGGAATGAACGCCAGCTcgagtggtggcggcggtcgTACCCCGCGCCACGGCgatcgcagcggcgccgtcaccccTCGCGCCATCTCCTTCCAGCGCGggcgcgccgtcggctcCGGCGGCTTCGGCATTGTCTACCAGGCGATCCTCTCCGATGGCTCCCTCGCGGCTGTGAAGGAGCTGAAGCTCGAGAACGCTAACTTGAAAGCGATCGACCGCGAGGTGCGCGCCATGAGCAGCATCCCCCCACATCCGAATTGCGTCCGCTACCTCGGGTCGCGCTACAGTGCGCATCACTACTACATCATAATGGAGTACATTAGCGGTGGCAGCATCAACTCCTTGCGCAAGTCGGTGGGGCGGTTCCGCGAGTCGGTCTTCCAGCGCTATGCGTACATGGTGCTTCTCGGCCTTTCTCACCTCCACGCAAACGGCATCTTGCACCGCGACATCAAAGGCGCGAACGTGCTGCTCGACGAGAGCGGATGTGCGAAGATTGTCGACTTCGGCTGTAGTGGCAACCTGAACCAAGCCACGACAACGctgagcggcggtggcactcCACTGTGGATGGCTCCGGAGGTGTGCCGGGGCGAGCCAGCCACGGAGAAGTCCGATGTCTGGGCCTTTGGCTGCCTGTGCCTAGAGATGACAAACGACACCGGGATGCCGTGGAACTTCCCCCCCGGCATGACCCTGCAGGGTGTTGTGTACGCGTTGGCCTGCGCCAAGTCGCCACCCGCCATCCCGACCGATCTTTCTCTCGAGGCGCAGGATTtcctgcggcgctgcctgcgGATCGATCCAGGCGAGCGAGCCACTGTGGCGGAGCTCTTGCAGCACCCCTTTTTTGACGTGGACCTGATGGAAGATTCAGAAGAGGACGAGCTGCTGTCGTCCTACGGGGCGAGCGCGCGGCAGTCGGCCGTGAAGCGAGCTGTCCGGCAAGTGAACCTTAGCAGTGCGCttgacgccgcggcgcaccagcaggagcggcagcagtaccgtggcgagggcgatgaggtaggcggcggtgccaagGACATGCAAGTGAGCTCTCCGGTGCAGGTCTTTGCAGGTATGTCTCTACCGTCACAAGGAATGCACAGCAGCGGTCACAGGCCCATTTCGGACCCCGATGCAGGTGCCCTTTTACGGTCGCCGAATTCGCATTCGAAGAGCGCCTCGGGCCCCCAGCTTGATCACTACACCCGCAGCGTGAATATCGGTTTCAGCTTGCAGGCCGTGGATgaggatgacgacgacgatggcggcggtgctgaaaAGGCTGAGGACAACGTAGGCCCAAGCCATAACCTTCTTGGAGGATCCCCACCGGCCATTCCAGAGACGGCTGCGTCGACCGATCGCTGTCGCACGACATCGTTCAAGTCCGccggtgtggaggaggacgagaacGAGTACACGCAGATGATCACGGAAATTATCACTCAGGCACGCGAGGCGTAcaccgacgaggagcgccgcttgacggagcggcggcggaggctaAACATGATGCACcggagcagcgacgaggacacTTCCCTCACAGCCACcatgagcagcggcagcgacaccagcaacaacggcggcagcgccggcagcgccggctgcagctttgctgaggagggggagaggagcgaGCACGTTGATATCGAGAGTGACTTGAGTActctcagcggcagcgatgggGATGTCGGGGCCCGCAGCCGTTCTGTTGGTGGTCCTCGTCGCCACTCGCTCGGGACTACGTGGCGCGATCAGTCTGCACGCGCCTCAGCCGCCACTGAGAACtcagaggagctgctgcagaacaCAGACAGGGAAGTGCCGCATCACGAGCCGGCATGCGCAGCTCGAGTAAAGGATCCCACCGCGCCCTCTGCGTCTGCGTTGTCGGCTTGTCGTAGCCGATTCCCCGGGTccgacgcacgcgcaagcaCGACCCTTGCGGCGACATCACCGACCAGCGCACACGTCGGATCGTGGGACACATCCATCTCACTCTACGCAACCAGTCCTTCTTCAAGTACGCGAGGCTTGGAAGCTGGTCCACAGTTTCAGCGGTCGCCCCACGGTTTAgtgcttcctcttcctcttgccTCCTCGTACCCgcgacaacagcagcagcagcagcaacagcaacagcagcgcccctGCCCGGtctcgccgccgacgcgccAGAGAGAGGTCATGAGGAGGGAGCTCCCACGCGATAAGAGTCGCTCTCGAGGCGGCGCGTCCTTCGGCAAATCGCCTTACGACGGCGTTGTCGCGAAGGCGGCTGGCGGtgtcgcacgcgcgccgcgcgagcCTGGAGGCCCCGTCGGGGTGGCCACTACGATTCGGCAGCCGGCTggctcctctcccctctcgcCGCACACCTCCGCGAGTGCGGAGACCCCGCCTCCCCTTTCCAGCTCTCCCGCTACTCAGAGCAGCACCATCTGTGGCGCTGTTCTCAgtgagcgcagcagcagctcgcgtaCCCCGCCGCTTACGGTTGGGGGACCGCACCGCCAGACTCCACCACAGCCGCTGGCCACGACGACCGCGACTTCATCTGCACACTCCGACATCGTTGCCTGCCCGATCGAGTGGTACACGGGTGGCTCGGGTAGACTTgacgtcagcagcgccacctggCGTACAGGTGCGTCCGGCCATCTGCCCAAGGAGCTCTCCATGGCACAGAAGGAGATGCAGGAGATGCTGGACTGGGGGACCAGCAGCGATCGACATCACGccttgtcctcctcgtcgccggaCATAGGCCGGCGTAGCTCCAAAGCGTTGCCGACGGCCACCAATAGCGCCGTTCGCGGAGGTGAAGGCCATCACAATCATCATCGTCTTCACCATTTGTGTCACAACCATGGCGACGATCTCGACTCCGAATGCACCGCCGAAGCGGAGTCGCTTTCACACCATGAGTCGAGGGGGCTGTCGGCGACGGAGACggtggccgctgcgcagcagccggcaaAGCGCAAGTTATGGGGTCTCGGCATTTTTCGTAATCTGAGGAGCAAGTAG
- a CDS encoding putative 60S acidic ribosomal subunit protein: MPSITTAKREYEERLVDCLTKYSCVLFVGMDNVRSQQVHDVRRALRGKAEFIMGKKTLQAKIVEKRAQAKDASPEAKRFNDQCEEYNLLSGNTGLIFTNNAVQEITSVLDAHRVKAPARVGAISPCDVVVPAGSTGMEPTQTSFFQALNIATKIAKGMVEIVTEKKVLSVGDKVDNSTATLLQKLNISPFYYQVNVLSVWDRGVLFTREDLMMTEDMVEKMLMEGLSNVAAMALGAGIPTSSTIGPMLVDAFKNLLAVSVATSYEFEEHNGKELREAAINGLLAGSGSAAAEPAAAAPAAPSAAAKEEPEESDEDDFGMGGLF, encoded by the coding sequence ATGCCGTCTATCACCACTGCCAAGCGCGAGTACGAGGAGCGCCTCGTCGACTGCCTGACCAAGTACAGCTGCGTGCTGTTCGTGGGCATGGACAACGTCCGCtcgcagcaggtgcacgatgtgcgccgtgcgctgcgcggcaaGGCCGAGTTCATTATGGGCAAGaagacgctgcaggcgaagatcgtggagaagcgcgcgcaAGCCAAGGACGCGAGCCCCGAGGCGAAGCGCTTCAACGATCAGTGTGAGGAGTACAACCTGCTGAGCGGCAACACCGGCCTCATCTTCACTAACAACGCTGTCCAGGAGATCACCTCTGTGCTTGACGCGCACCGCGTGAAGGCCCCGGCGCGTGTCGGAGCGATTTCCCCGTGCGACGTGGTTGTGCCTGCTGGCAGCACCGGCATGGAGCCGACCCAGACGTCCTTCTTCCAGGCGCTGAACATTGCGACGAAGATTGCCAAGGGTATGGTGGAGATCGTGACGGAGAAGAAGGTGCTGAGCGTCGGCGACAAGGTGGACAactcgacggcgacgctgctgcaaaAGCTGAACATCAGCCCGTTCTACTACCAGGTGAATGTGCTGTCCGTGTGGGACCGCGGTGTGCTGTTCACCCGCGAGGACCTCATGATGACGGAGGACATGGTGGAGAAGATGCTGATGGAAGGCCTGAGCAACGttgcggcgatggcgctgggTGCTGGCATCCCGACGTCTTCGACGATTGGCCCGATGCTGGTGGACGCCTTCAAGAACCTGCTGGCTGTCTCCGTGGCGACCTCGTACGAGTTCGAGGAGCACAACggcaaggagctgcgcgaggccgcGATCAACGGCCTGCTGGCCGGCTCTggctcggctgctgcggagcccgccgctgccgcgccggccgcccctagcgctgctgccaagGAGGAgccggaggagagcgacgaggacgacttCGGCATGGGCGGTCTCTTCTAA
- a CDS encoding choline kinase → MVQFTDMWITDDPLLRQIQIVEVVLTHCASVLWRHNEEKLKSAPEWAAKLRALLKTKAKRLGGDSSCRSPESCASQRSMTQQKKHNGLAAASADAIVYQKNSKEDYPPQNTPTPQLLSSQQSFQVPLSHKHATAGAALPGAIPTTQGGSVFADEPHSATHTNLNTFSESSTCSSTSRLHYPEVGAGNNRVRHSPAGPLPSVTPDVLLSSCRSTEEHLEELGAPPTAATTRHNEVAAVRERSSPPIERSNTPELPSAPLQMKRLSGGITNELFHVYDEDDPSASVVVRVFGKETDRVISRESELFYQSLFIPTYVHGSNFLVYDYLDGYYTLPYQDMSAEAMPIARAIAAFQVRATRAALRDHGHPLLRDSQNKDYWKIVDNQMLAAEGSTTSSHDTYKDESRFDRESNYLIGSLTKWVDLVLSQEIVDRVREDKRESFLMTGRSLQSACAWMLSMLERQKAYLPEGVCHNDLLSANVMIHKVRKDVRVIDFDYTKRSFLLYDVANHFNEYPGLDCDYDTYFPSDAHMSAFIAEYRRGMRDALEAAWAENSSPTDCASREYEIFPNARELFWSDREEAEAQVVVHWTRLAKLLTLASHLSWSVWSLLQEAVSALDVDFLNYAQVRYNRYLAVRAECSENL, encoded by the coding sequence ATGGTGCAATTTACCGATATGTGGATCACGGACGAtccactgctgcggcagaTCCAGATTGTAGAGGTGGTCCTCACCCACTGCGCCTCGGTGCTGTGGAGGCACAACGAGGAGAAGCTGAAAAGTGCTCCGGAGTGGGCGGCAAAACTTCGTGCTTTGCTCAAAACCAAGGCGAAGAGactcggcggcgacagcagctgccggtCACCGGAGTCGTGCGCGAGCCAACGGTCAATGACGCAGCAGAAGAAACACAATGGCCTcgccgcggcctcggcgGATGCGATTGTATACCAGAAGAACTCAAAGGAAGACTATCCGCCGCAGAACACGCCCACTCCGCAGCTACTGTCCTCGCAGCAGAGCTTTCAAGTCCCCCTTTCGCACAAGCATGCCACTGCCGGTGCGGCCCTCCCCGGCGCGATTCCGACAACAcagggcggcagcgtcttCGCTGACGAGCCGCACAGCGCGACGCACACTAATTTAAACACCTTTAGCGAGAGCAGCACATGCAGTAGCACGAGCCGGCTGCACTATCCCGAGGTCGGTGCAGGCAACAACCGCGTGCGCCACTCCCCCGCCGGGCCATTGCCGTCCGTCACACCCGACGTATTGCTCTCGTCTTGCCGAAGCACCGAAGAACACTTAGAGGAGCTCGGCGCGCCACCGacagccgcgacgacgcggcacaACGAGGTGGCTGCGGTAAGGGAGAGGAGCTCACCACCGATTGAGCGCAGCAACACTCCCGAGCTCCCTTCCGCGCCCCTGCAGATGAAGCGCTTGTCGGGCGGCATCACCAATGAGCTCTTCCATGTCTACGACGAAGACGACCCATCCGcatcggtggtggtgcgcgtcTTTGGCAAGGAGACGGACCGCGTCATCtcgcgagagagcgagctcTTCTACCAGTCTCTCTTCATCCCCACCTACGTCCACGGCAGCAACTTCCTCGTGTACGATTACCTGGACGGCTACTACACGCTGCCGTACCAGGACatgtcggcggaggcgatgccgatcgcgcgcgccatcgcggcATTCCAGGTTCGggccacgcgcgccgccctgCGCGATCACGGccatccgctgctgcgcgactcGCAGAACAAGGACTACTGGAAGATTGTCGACAACCAAATGCTGGCAGCTGAGGGGAGCACGACGAGTAGCCACGACACCTACAAGGACGAGTCCCGATTTGACCGCGAGTCGAACTACTTGATCGGCTCGCTGACCAAGTGGGTGGACCTCGTGCTGTCGCAAGAGATCGTCGACAGAGTGCGCGAGGACAAGCGCGAGAGCTTTCTCATGACAGGGCGCAGCCTGCAGTCGGCCTGTGCGTGGATGCTGTCGATGCTGGAGCGCCAGAAGGCTTACTTGCCGGAGGGCGTCTGCCACAACGATCTGCTGAGCGCCAACGTGATGATCCACAAGGTGCGAAAAGATGTGCGGGTGATCGACTTTGACTACACAAAGCGCAGCTTCCTGCTGTACGACGTTGCCAACCACTTCAACGAGTACCCTGGGCTCGACTGCGACTACGACACGTACTTCCCGTCCGATGCGCACATGTCCGCTTTCATCGCCGAGTACCGCCGCGGTATGCGGGATGCACTCGAGGCGGCCTGGGCGGAGAACTCCAGCCCCACCGATTGCGCTTCTCGCGAGTACGAGATCTTTCCCAACGCGCGGGAGCTGTTCTGGAGCGACAGagaggaagcggaggcgcaggTCGTGGTGCACTGGACTCGACTCGCGAAGCTTCTCACCTTGGCTTCGCACCTGTCGTGGAGTGTCTGGTCGCTTCTGCAGGAGGCTGTGTCTGCCCTGGATGTCGACTTTCTGAACTACGCCCAGGTTCGCTACAACCGCTACCTTGCCGTGCGGGCCGAGTGCTCAGAGAACCTGTGA